The proteins below come from a single Micromonospora citrea genomic window:
- a CDS encoding DUF2017 domain-containing protein — protein sequence MFRRQGDRYVATFAVDEVRVLRKVASEVVGLLTDGFDHSDPVVGRLFPDVYPEDPSGTAEFRRYTEGDLKTGKIDQAGAILAALPDSAGGEVRLDAEAAEAWLRALNDARLAMGVRLEIKDGTDLGEELDDAVAEDPTSSRVFQLSVYAYLGYLQESLLNALID from the coding sequence ATGTTCCGTCGCCAGGGCGACCGCTACGTCGCCACGTTCGCCGTCGACGAGGTCCGGGTGCTGCGCAAGGTCGCCTCCGAGGTGGTCGGCCTGCTGACCGACGGCTTCGACCACTCGGATCCGGTGGTCGGCCGGCTCTTCCCCGACGTCTACCCGGAGGACCCGTCCGGCACCGCCGAGTTCCGCCGCTACACCGAGGGCGACCTCAAGACCGGCAAGATCGACCAGGCCGGCGCGATCCTCGCCGCCCTGCCCGACTCCGCCGGGGGCGAGGTGCGCCTCGACGCGGAGGCCGCCGAGGCGTGGCTGCGGGCGCTCAACGACGCCCGGCTGGCGATGGGCGTCCGACTGGAGATCAAGGACGGCACCGACCTCGGCGAGGAGCTCGACGACGCGGTCGCGGAGGATCCGACATCGAGCCGCGTGTTCCAACTGTCGGTCTACGCCTATCTCGGCTATCTCCAGGAGTCCCTGCTCAACGCCTTGATCGACTAG
- a CDS encoding Mov34/MPN/PAD-1 family protein, protein MLSIDRSIVDAIVAHARRDHPDEACGVVAGPVGSDTPTRHIPMDNAARSMTFYEFDSMEQLRVWREMDDRDEEPVVIYHSHTATEAYPSRTDVSFAGEPGAHYLLVSTREPDTEEIRSFRIVDGVVTEEPVRILDAGVDPHAVQSYMFGQSPATVDYECSGR, encoded by the coding sequence GTGCTGAGCATCGACCGGTCGATCGTCGACGCGATCGTCGCCCACGCGCGCCGGGACCACCCCGACGAGGCGTGCGGCGTGGTCGCCGGTCCCGTCGGCAGCGACACCCCCACCCGGCACATCCCGATGGACAACGCCGCCCGCTCCATGACGTTCTACGAGTTCGACTCGATGGAGCAGTTGCGGGTGTGGCGCGAGATGGACGACCGGGACGAGGAGCCCGTCGTCATCTACCACTCGCACACCGCCACGGAGGCCTACCCGTCCCGGACGGACGTCTCCTTCGCCGGCGAGCCGGGCGCGCACTACCTGCTGGTCTCCACCCGCGAGCCCGACACGGAGGAGATCCGCTCCTTCCGCATCGTGGACGGCGTGGTGACCGAGGAGCCGGTGCGCATCCTCGACGCGGGGGTGGACCCGCACGCCGTGCAGTCCTACATGTTCGGGCAGAGCCCGGCGACGGTCGACTACGAGTGTTCCGGCCGCTGA
- a CDS encoding MoaD family protein: MAIEVRIPTILRSYTGGAKVVEGAGDTLGDLLTDLDSRHAGLKARLVTDAGALHRFVNVYVNDEDVRFLGALDAKLNDGDSVTILPAVAGGAFGFAAAAAIAGHRAAVAAR; encoded by the coding sequence ATGGCCATCGAGGTCCGCATCCCCACCATCCTGCGCAGCTACACCGGCGGCGCGAAGGTCGTCGAGGGCGCCGGCGACACGCTCGGCGACCTGCTCACCGACCTGGACTCCCGGCACGCCGGCCTGAAGGCCCGGCTGGTCACCGACGCCGGGGCGCTGCACCGCTTCGTCAACGTCTACGTCAACGACGAGGACGTCCGCTTCCTGGGCGCGCTGGACGCCAAGCTCAACGACGGCGACAGCGTGACCATCCTGCCGGCGGTCGCGGGTGGCGCGTTCGGCTTCGCCGCCGCCGCGGCGATCGCCGGTCACCGCGCGGCCGTCGCCGCCCGCTGA